The proteins below are encoded in one region of Diceros bicornis minor isolate mBicDic1 chromosome 14, mDicBic1.mat.cur, whole genome shotgun sequence:
- the LOC131413337 gene encoding putative olfactory receptor 2W6: METSNGSSETDFILLGFSDQPQLERIISVVVFIFYIVTLVGNTTIILVSYLDTQLHTPMYFFLSNLSFLDICYTTSIIPQMLVNLWGRKKSITYEGCVLQFFCALDLGATECLLLAVMAYDRYAAVCQPLHYTVIMHPQLCQKMVLAAWLGGRGSALILCSLTLKLPRCGHREVDNFFCEMPALIKMACVYSKVIEIVVFALGVIFLLVPLSLIVISYGVITQAVVRIKSAARWHKVLNTCGSHLTVVTLFYGTIIYMYMKPQNSTSQDEGKFLTLFYTIVTPSLNPLIYTLRNKEVRSAVKRILWIGKWSAKSRLR; the protein is encoded by the coding sequence ATGGAAACAAGCAATGGAAGTTCTGAAACAGATTTCATCCTTCTGGGGTTTTCTGATCAGCCTCAATTAGAACGCATCATCTCTGTGGTTGTCTTCATCTTCTATATTGTGACTCTGGTAGGAAACACAACCATCATTCTTGTATCTTACCTAGACACCCAGCTCCATACTCCCATGTATTTCTTCTTATCCaatttgtcttttctggacaTCTGTTATACAACCAGCATTATCCCCCAGATGCTGGTCAATCTATGGGGTCGAAAAAAGTCTATTACATATGAAGGGTGTGTGCTACAATTCTTCTGTGCCCTAGACTTGGGAGCCACAGAATGTCTTCTCTTGGCTGTGATGGCCTATGATCGCTATGCTGCTGTCTGTCAACCTCTTCACTACACAGTAATAATGCACCCTCAGCTTTGCCAGAAGATGGTGCTGGCTGCCTGGTTAGGTGGTCGAGGCAGTGCCTTAATTCTTTGCTCCTTGACTTTGAAGTTGCCAAGATGTGGGCACCGGGAGGTGGATAATTTTTTCTGTGAGATGCCAGCATTGATCAAGATGGCTTGTGTCTATTCAAAAGTCATTGAGATTGTTGTCTTTGCTCTTGGAGTGATATTTCTTCTAGTGCCTCTATCACTAATTGTCATCTCATATGGAGTTATCACTCAAGCTGTCGTGAGGATCAAGTCAGCAGCAAGGTGGCATAAGGTCCTCAATACATGTGGATCGCACCTCACAGTGGTAACCCTGTTCTACGGAACAATCATTTATATGTACATGAAGCCACAGAATAGCACATCCCAAGATGAAGGGAAGTTCCTTACTCTCTTTTACACAATTGTCACACCCAGCCTTAACCCTCTGATCTACACTTTAAGAAACAAAGAAGTCAGGAGCGCAGTAAAGAGAATACTGTGGATAGGAAAATGGTCAGCAAAGTCACGACTTAGATAG